In the Gossypium raimondii isolate GPD5lz chromosome 9, ASM2569854v1, whole genome shotgun sequence genome, one interval contains:
- the LOC105798254 gene encoding probable polygalacturonase At1g80170, producing the protein MFKHAWDAACDSSAPSPTFLVPRGKTYLLQPLTFNGKHCNSNNITLQIDGRIIAPTKPSAWDCETNCNHWIGFENFDGLHIQGSGTINGQGDKWWKLSCKDNEKSCQHRKPTGFMIGHSKNVDIKGLTFEDSPQMHIAFESSTLIHATELTIRAPGHSPNTDGIHIQRSTNVSIDNSTIQTGDDCISIGNESKYINISNIECGPGHGISIGSLGIMGKTEEVEFVHVRNVTFHGTTNGVRIKTWQGGHGHARNIKFEDITSHSSTRPIVIDQYYCPHKQCKNQTSAVEISNIAYENINGTSPKEIAVQLSCSESVPCKNITMKDINLIYEKHKDKTSSYCLNARGLRNGRVHPSVSCLQEEDNF; encoded by the exons ATGTTTAAGCATGCCTGGGATGCTGCTTGTGATTCTTCAGCTCCATCACCAACCTTTCTTGTGCCTCGAGGGAAGACGTATCTGCTGCAACCTTTAACTTTCAATGGCAAACATTGCAACTCTAATAACATTACTTTGCAG ATTGATGGGAGAATCATAGCCCCAACCAAACCTTCTGCATGGGACTGTGAAACAAATTGTAACCATTGGATTGGCTTTGAAAATTTCGATGGTCTGCACATTCAAGGATCTGGTACCATCAATGGCCAGGGAGATAAATGGTGGAAACTTTCTTGCAAAGATAACGAAAAG TCCTGTCAACATCGGAAACCAACG GGATTCATGATAGGACACTCCAAGAATGTAGATATCAAAGGTTTAACCTTTGAAGACAGTCCACAAATGCACATTGCATTCGAAAGCTCTACTTTGATTCATGCCACTGAACTTACAATCCGAGCTCCGGGACACAGTCCCAACACTGACGGAATTCACATCCAACGTTCCACCAATGTCTCTATAGATAATTCAACCATTCAAACCG GTGATGATTGCATATCAATTGGCAATGAATCTAAATACATTAACATTAGTAACATCGAATGCGGTCCAGGTCACGGAATAAG CATTGGGAGCCTTGGAATTATGGGAAAAACTGAGGAAGTTGAATTTGTTCATGTAAGAAATGTTACATTCCATGGAACAACTAATGGAGTTAGAATCAAAACTTGGCAG GGAGGACACGGTCATGCGAGGAACATTAAATTTGAAGATATAACTTCCCATTCTTCGACTCGACCTATTGTTATCGATCAGTATTATTGCCCCCATAAACAATGCAAGAACCAA ACATCAGCTGTGGAGATCAGCAATATAGCTTATGAAAATATCAACGGCACATCACCTAAAGAAATAGCAGTGCAGCTTTCATGCAGTGAGTCTGTTCCATGCAAAAATATCACCATGAAAGACATTAACTTGATATACGAGAAGCATAAAGACAAAACGTCATCGTATTGTCTTAATGCCCGTGGCTTGAGAAACGGAAGGGTCCATCCAAGTGTATCTTGTTTGCAAGAAGAAgataatttttag